The proteins below come from a single Melospiza georgiana isolate bMelGeo1 chromosome 4, bMelGeo1.pri, whole genome shotgun sequence genomic window:
- the RASD2 gene encoding GTP-binding protein Rhes has translation MMKTLSGGNCNLNVPAKNSYRMVVLGASRVGKSSIVSRFLNGRFEDQYTPTIEDFHRKVYNIRGDMYQLDILDTSGNHPFPAMRRLSILTGDVFILVFSLDNRESFDEVKRLQQQILEVKSCLKNKTKESADLPMVICGNKNDHSEIFRKVRTDEGENLVSSDENCAYFEVSAKKNTNVDEMFYVLFSMAKLPHEMSPSLHRKISIQYGDTFQQKSFRMRRIKDMDAYGMISPFARRPSVNSDLKYIKSKVLREGQSREREKCTVQ, from the exons ATGATGAAGACACTGTCTGGAGGAAACTGCAACCTGAACGTGCCAGCCAAGAACTCGTACCgcatggtggtgctgggagccTCCAGGGTGGGGAAAAGCTCCATCGTCTCTCGCTTCCTCAACGGCCGCTTCGAGGATCAGTACACTCCCACCATCGAGGACTTCCATCGCAAGGTCTACAACATACGGGGAGACATGTATCAGCTGGACATCCTGGACACCTCTGGGAATCACCCTTTCCCTGCCATGAGGAGGCTTTCCATCCTAACAG GGGATGTTTTCATCCTggtgttcagcctggacaaTAGAGAATCCTTTGATGAGGTCAAGCGACTCCAGCAACAGATCCTTGAGGTCAAATCGTGCCTAAAGAACAAGACAAAGGAATCAGCTGACCTCCCCATGGTCATCTGTGGCAACAAAAATGACCACAGTGAAATCTTCCGCAAGGTACGCACTGATGAAGGTGAGAATCTTGTCTCCAGTGATGAAAACTGTGCTTACTTCGAAGTGTCGGCCAAGAAGAACACCAATGTGGATGAGATGTTTTATGTCCTCTTCAGCATGGCCAAGCTACCTCATGAGATGAGCCCTTCCCTCCACAGGAAAATCTCCATCCAGTATGGTGACACTTTCCAGCAGAAATCCTTCCGGATGCGCCGAATCAAGGACATGGATGCCTATGGCATGATCTCTCCCTTCGCTCGCCGGCCAAGTGTCAACAGTGACCTGAAGTACATCAAATCAAAAGTTCTCAGGGAAGGGCAGtccagggagagagagaaatgcaCAGTCCAGTGA